The DNA window ACTATGGGAGGGTTTGGGCAGGGCTCGGGTCTCAGGGCCACAAGCCCTCATACACCCGCTGGGAGCCCCAGGACCTCTGTGCCCTTCagtggagagcagggatgggatctGAGGCTAGAACGCTTTTGTGGGGCTGGGTGGGACCTGCTTCCAGTGGGCTGGTTCTGCTCGCCCAGGTGGTGGCACCTGGTGGGTTCCCTGCTCTGGTCCCCCATGGACCACCTACAGAGAGCTGAGCACCCATCACCAGAGCCAGGGCCATCCTTACCTGTGCCTCAGCACGCACAGGaggggctgggcactgctgctgtggcagcagaggctgggtgGCCGTCACTGGGGTTATGCAATGACAGGGTCTCCATGCCGAGTGTGAGAGGCAAGAGCCACCTGGAGTTTGGTGGCCGGATGGGGCCCCACGGCCCGGGGGGAGCCAAGCCCTTGAGAGACGCCCCACCCCGCTCTGTGCGCAGGCAgagtgctggagctggggatttggggagccaCAGTGGGTCTGGGCAGCCGTGTAGGCAAAGCCAGACCACGGAGTGCTCCCCACGTCCCATGGGTCACCCTAGATATACTGCCAGCACCTTGTGGTGAGGCaccctgcagggcagagggtgcTGAAGGCTCCCCAGCGCGGCAGGGGGAGTGTCTCCTCTTATTGCTAACGGCTCCTCGGTGATGACAGCCACAGGCTGTGGCAAAACTTGAGGTGGGATTTGCTGTGTGACATCCCCTAAAATAGTGGCCTCTGGACCCTGGCAGGCTCAGCCCAAGAGCTGGGAGTGGAACTGACAGTGTGGCAGGGGCCAAGCCAGCcaattcccccctccccagtgcATATCTGGTGGCAGGCGGTAATTGTCCTTCCTGCAACAAGGGACGAAGGAAGTGCCTCCGCTGGTGAGGGCCcgggcagaggcaggaggacaCTCATGCCACCCTCCTGCCCTTATAGCTTCTGGAGTAGGGCTGACCTCTCTTCACTCGCCCTAGGGCAGCCCACAGGGTACATGACCAGGGCAAAGGGACACTTTGGGATGTGATTTCTCACGAGgctcagccagctctggggtAGCAAGTCCTGGGTGTGCTGGGGGATCCCATGCTAGCTCTCACTAGAGAGCACCATCAGGGAGAAATGAAAACTGCATCCCTAGGAACAGACCAGTGACCTCCCAGTAAGCGCTGCTCCCTGTTCCCCTCTTCCTTTTGATCAGCCATCAGTTGAACTTGGGAGACCAACCTACCTCCTGTGTTATCTCCATGTGCTGTCCCATCCTATCCCAACATTCTGTCCCCGTCTCACCACCCTGACCCTGCTACCCCATCCTGGCCCTGTCCCACTGCCACCCACCCTCCCAAGCCGGGGCCAAGCCGATGCTAGGGAGGGTGAGGACCAAAGCAGAACCATGTGTGACTGCTGGACGAAGcccctctccttctcctgtaCCAGACAAGGGGATGAGGCCAACGGCAAAGAAGACAAATTGACCCCGAAGAAGCGAGGGCCCTGGTGGAGGATGTCCACGGGGCGGGTGGGTGCTGGCGGGATGCTGACGGATGGGAGATGGCTCTGAAGGAGACGTCGGCGGCGGGCGTGGACCTCAGCACGATACCTCCATGGTGTGGTTGATCTGCCCCATGGCCTCGGTGCTCTCCGAGTGGGTGCAGGCACGCGGGCGGGTGCCATCCACGGAGCTGGCGCTGGTGAGGGAGGCCGTGCGGGAGCGTGCCAGGCGGGTCATGCTGGCAGAGGGCACTGCACGGGCACAGAGAGACGGCCGGGGTGCTCAGATCCCTCTGAAAACCTGAGGGACCTGAGCCAACACTGccgccagccctgctccccgaCGCGACTGAGCCTGGGCACAAGCTTGCAGCAAGCGGTGCTGTGACAAcatgagcagctccaggctggtaagggacagcagggcaggggtgaaCTCCGGCCTCACTCCTGGGCATGCAACCTCTGGGCATCAGGCAGTGGGGACCCCTGACTACCATGCTCCAGGAAAGGAGTGAGCTGGGATCAGAGCTCCCCTGGCTGCCCAGGATGTGCGGGGAAGGTGACACCCTCCCCCAGCCAGGATGGCCGgtgggcacagctcctggctTGCCCGGAGGAGGGCACAGTGGGCACACTACCACGGCTGTGCCTGCGTGGAGGGGGAATTCTCTGAATGGCATTtctcagcccccagccctggctcggGGTGCCATGTCAGGCAAAGCGGAGCGAGGCAATGGGCATCCGGCTGGGAAGGGCCAGTCCtgcacccaggctgctcccaaaGGTGCCCAGGCAGCTCGAGGGCACAGGCCAGGCAGGCACCATGCAGCAGCAAGGGCACTGAGCGGTACCTGTGCCTCCACTCAGCCTCCGATCCTTCAGGTGGGTGACTGGCAGGGGCgggagaagggcagggagggcagagagagagtGTCAGCCCTGTCAGCCACTCTGCTGGGCCAggagcccctgcccagcccacgTGTGCCTGCACACGGAGCTGTCCCTGTGCACACagactgcacacacacacacacaggtgcaGCAGAcctgcaaacacacacatgTGCAACAGActtgcaaacacacacacatgtgcaaCAGACCTACAAACACACACACGTGCACTGCAACTTTTGCAAGCAGGCACACACAggtataaacacacacacacgtggTCATAaactgtgcacacacacatgcacggACTCCTGCACGTGGGCTCTGCTTGTCTTTGTTGCACACACGCAGCCCCTGCTCGTGCGTGCCCACGCGCACACACGTGCACACCTACACAGGGAGCCTGACACACATGTGTACACACAGAGCCCTTGTACACACGCCTGTGTTCACACAGAGCCTGTACACCCCACATCCTGCGGACACATGGACAGACAGACCTGCAGCAGGTCAGCACACGTGCACATCGGCACACACGCACGGGCACACAGACCCACGCCAGCCCCACACCCAACCCCAGCACTCACTGTAGCCCATGCCTTGCAGGAAGTACTTGAAGGCTTCGGTCAGCTTGCCTGGCTGTAGGGAGAGAGCAGGGTGAGCTGAGCTGAGGCAGCACCGAGGCtgagatcccctctcagccCCAAGCACTTCTGGCAGCCCCAGTGTGAGACCCCTATGGCCTcatcagcccagccccagctaGCCAAGGACGGCACCACTGCATGTCTCAGGGCCCAGTATCCCCAAGTACCTGGGGAAATTGTGAGGGCTCACCTGTGTGACCTGGGGCAGCCCACCAGAGTCAGCCATCTGCAAAGAGAAGATCCTGCTTAGTTTGGGTGTCTGTACTGGCCACCATCCCCTGACAGGATGCCAATTCTGGGGTCACCCTGCTCTCCCCATACACCCCCTAGCTCCAAGGGCCATGATGGACCTGGGATGGGGAGATGGGAAcaccctgcagcccaggggcaGAAAGCAATGGGGCACTTTGCCACCAGCCTACCTTCAGGAATGTGGTGTTGGTGGGATCCAGCTTGGAGTTACACTCCACCTGCGGGCAGGAGAAATGATATTAGCACCCTAGGGAGCCAGGAGCCAAGCAGAAGTTGTCCACGTGTACCACCACTGGCCCAAGGCATTCCAGCTGGcaaatcccaccccagccaggagcagacAGGGCACTAGGTGACCCCTGAGCCCACAGGACCataatcccctgccatgggacagAAGGGACTTTCCTCCTATCAGTCTGAGCAAGGGTGGGGACTGGAACAGGAGGTGAGGGGGACTGGAGAGGCATTCTGTGTCACACGTGTGtctacacacacacaagtgtgccagcagctgtgtgggagcaCGTGGCCAGGCAGGGAGCATGGCCGTGTCCCAACACATCCGAGCGTGGACAGGGCGAGCACATCTGGGCACGTGAAGAAGGGGAAGTTTTCCAGGTGTGACAGCCACGAGCAGAGGTGCCCACACGAGAGGGCAGGTCTGCACACGAGCACACCCCCACTCCCAGGAGCTGCCGTGTGTCTGAGCAGGCAGTGAACCCCAGCGTGGGCACTGCCCGCCTGCCGCCCCGCAGGCACGGCCCCATCACTCACCACCCCCTCCTCGGCAGGAGCGTTGTCTCCAACCACCAGCATCACAGGGCAGCTGAAAGTGAGAGGAGAAAGGGGCCTGGTCAGAGTTTGGTCTGAGTGAATTTCACTGCCCCAGGACCCCTCTGTGACTTGCCAGTGCAACTCTTACCGCAGCGTCTTGGCATTGGGCACAGTCCCAGGCCGGTTGATGTCCAGGTCCCTGCGGCTGATGCAGGAGAAAGAAGGCCAGTGTGAGCCCATGGGCAGATGCCACAACCAATGCCATAGCACAAGAATCAGGCCACTGACAGCACCCAGCCCCCCTGTCCTGGCACCCTGTGCATGGAGGATGCCATGGCCATCTCTGCCACAGCCCAAGCAGAGCCTGTGCCACAGGATGCAGCACCCAGCAGAGTGGCAGGACTCCCAAACCCCTACATGCACGGGACAGCATCTCTGCCCCCTTTCCCAGGCCTGTGCCAGCACCCACTGCAGGAGGAGACGTGGGAATATGTACCCATGGGGTGGGCTCTGGGACATGGCAAAGCTTTGGCTCAGGTACCACCACTCCCTATCCCCAGCCAGCAGTGCAGACAACTTTGCACCGCTGCCTGCACACCCTGGAGGGTGATGACAGCACCCAACAGGGGTCTGGGCTCCCACAGTGACCTCAGAGCCATCCACCGGCACTGCAGCCCCTCGTCCTATCACAgacagggcagagcccagcagcagggctgcctggAGCACTCACCCATTGTACATGttgaggaagagctggaggttGAACTGGTTCACCACGCTGCCGATCTGCTGCCGGTAACTCTGCACCAGCTCCGTGTTGTTCATCAGCTCTTCCTGTGGCGGCAGGGGATGGAGATCAGGGCAGGTGCTGGGGTGACACCCTGCTCCCCCAGTCCTGCCCATGCCCTGCCagccagcagagaggaggaagatgCTGGGCAATGCAGCTGGGCACAgtggtgctgcaggcagcacacgCAGGCAGGACATGGGCACGAGTCACACACTGATCAGGGTTAAGCCTCAGACCAGGCAGGGCTCAACTGCCCCCAACCCTGCACATGGGACAGGGCCAGTGGCACTGTGGCAcctggcagggcacagcccaggtGACCCAGCTAGGGTGGTGGACCAGGGGCTGGTGGCAGGGGCCAGGAGGATGCACAGTCCTTACCTGGCTGAACAGGTGGGACAGGACAATGTCTGGCAGCGTGCTGGTGAGGCCAGAGAGCTGtggagggagcacagggagTTACTGcgctgccctggctgcctcctgccccaggAAGGCACCAGGACTGGGAGGAGGGGTCGGAGCCCTGCCCACCTTGGCAGCTGCCCAATCAATCCAGCCTTTGCCGTTGGGGTCGATGTTCATAAGGACCAGCCCTTCGACCAGGTCAGGGAAGATGAGCTGCAGTGAGAAGAGGGGAGAGGCTCAGAGGGGAGAGGCTcagaggggagaggagatgtgccctgggcagcccccaCCAGAGCCACTGCACAGGCGTTGCAGGGAGCTGAAGTGACCCTGtcctgggagcagtgggagacCTGTGGCAAAACTGCTCAGCCACTGTGGACTTGGCACTGCTGTTCTGGGTCCCCCAACCCTCCAGGAGCCTTTGCTGCAACAGAGATTGCCTGGAGGTatcagctcctgctcttccccatGCCCTGGACTGACAGCAGGTACAAGCAACGCAAggccagcacatcccagccccaggctcaCCGCAAACTTGGCCAGCACGTAGGCTCCTGCCCCAACACCGATCCCGATCACATACTTGAACCTGGAAATACGGAGAGGTCCGTATGAGGCTCCAGTGCATTCCCTGGGGCACCCCTCCACCCACAGCAAGATCTGCAGGATGCCAGCTTACAGGGACAActcccccagccccaaatcctTGTCTTCTGTCCATCTCCCTGCCCAGGACCCTCAGCCAGCAGCCGTGGAAGAGAGGCTGACTCACCCAAAATGCTGCACCACGCTGGGTAACATGGCAGCCAGCTGGTCCATGGATGGATACTGGTACCTGTGGCACAGGGAGGCACAGGATGGTGCTTATGGaacctgctcagagcagagtgTCTGGAAcagggcagctgggctgcctgAAATGGGCAGGGAAGTGCCACCCGCCTGCAAACCACCCTACTGCCCACCCTCCATCTGCGCAGGCTTTGGCACGGTTCGGAAAGACCCACAGGCAGGGCACAACTGCCAGGCAGCAACAACCCAaggggcagggaggtgacaccCCAGCAGGCACAGTGAGCCCCTGCAGCTGGCACCTACCCCTGAGGGAACTGTGaggctcctgcctgctggcCCGGTGCGTCCACGTGGCACACCACAAAGTGCTTCGTGATCTCCTGCATGTCCTCGTAGTTGAAGAAGGTGTTGAAACAAAGCTTGTCTGTCAAAGGGCAGGTGGGTATCAGAAACCAAACACCCCGACATTGGGGCCTGGTGGGTCAGGGGAGCATGGACAGAAGTTGAGCACCCTCCCACTGCCCTGCACCCAGGAGGTGACATGccaccaaaaccatcccatccccttccctccaggcTCCTTGTCCTCACAGCAGAGACCACAGCTACTGTTAGCAAGTGCTGCATCCCTACAGGTGTCAGGAGGCATGGGGATGgacagacacagccaggagaaTGAGGAGCTTGGGGTGACCTCGCTGGAGAGCCTCCGAAGGATGGGACTGAGGGACGCAGAGCCCAGGACTGCAAGACCACCCAGTGGGCAGCAGGATTAGCAGCCTGGTGTATTAACCCTGTCCAAAATCCCCAGGAAGAGCTCAAGAAAACACAGGATTTGACAAACAGCTGCAGATCTCCCCACTTAGAAAGAGTCAAAGAAACATCCCCAGTGCTGCCGTGGACAAGACCCCACCACTGCAGAgggacacagacactgctgGGGCTTAGGGGGTCCCGTCCCATGGCGTCAGTGCTGGGACATCCCTCCCAAAACGTGGAGTGAGGCAGGTTGTAAGGCCCGTTGCAGCCAGCATGACGCGTAGCtgaagagccagagctgctgcaatgGTGACACAGCTCATGTAGTGTGCCTGTGACTCAGCCTCAGCCGCCAGCGGAGCGGGAGCTGCTTCTCCCCACTCACAGGGAATTGGGCATCCTGGCTCAGCTGGAGGGCACAGCCCGGGACAGGGCTGCAGGCTGAAAGAAAGTGCAGCATCTCCACATCAGAGCCCCAGCTCGGGGTCTCTCCTTCCCTGCTATTCCCAGACTCTTTTGTCCCCCGCTCTGCCCTGCTTCCAGCTGGGTCCATGCTCTGAATACCaaggggctggcagcagcagcgaggaccagcccagcatcccccaagtcccatccctgcctggtgtgggcaggcaggcagccagCACCGGGGTGGCCAAGcactcctggctgtgcctggcctGGGCTTTGTGTCCAGCTGAGCATCCAAACTCCCCCAGAGCTTGCAGATGCCTGGGGGGACCCCGTGCAGCCACGGGTGGAGAAAAAGGAGCTGAGCCAGGGGCGCTGTCCTGGCACCCCATGGAGCCTCGGGCtcacccctgcctgccctgcagcccagcccagcagcagcactcacGGTTGAGGCCCACATCGTGGTAGGTCAGGATGGCCGGGCGGTTCCCCTTGGGAGAGCCCCGGATGACCACGTGCAGCAGCCCGTAGGGGGTCTCAATGTCGTGttcctggggaagaggagagatggGGTGATGCCCACCTGCCCTAAGacagctcctcatcctctcctgccctgccatcaCACCCTTCGCTGCTGCTTCCCCAAATGGATGTGTCCCATGGGAAGAcaagggaaagaggagcagctgtcccagggcaaaaaaaaaaaagagttctggGCATCCCAGAGGGGGTAGAAAACAGGacgaagggaagggaagggaagggaagggaagggaagggaagggaagggaagggaagggaagggaagggaagggaagggaagggaagggaagactTGACTTTGGATAGGGTCACGGGATGTAGGATTGGACATGTTTATCATGGGATGGGATCACAGGATGGTATCAAGGGATGGATCCAAGAGGGCTTGAGAGAGAAGGATGATAGGATGGGACAGGAGAGGAGATCTTCAAGGGCTTGAGACTGAGAAAATTTTGGCAACAGGGTAGGGGTTCACAGCATGGCCCAGATGGGTGCAGATCCAACATATCTGGGACAAATAGGCAGAGGCCAAACCCTGTACAGCACTCCAGGAAATGCTGTAACCTGATCACAAAATTACAGCTAAAGTTACTTCAAAACCCCTGGTCTGAAATGGCAGTGCCCCCATACAGAGACATAAACTACcccatgcctcagtttccctgtcTAGGAGAGCTCCTTTCCTTCCACATCCTGGCCCTagctcccagccagcacaggaaaCTGAGCCCAGGTGCTGCCCAAGGACAAGGGACCAGAGGTCCCCTCCAGATGCCCGTGCCTGCCAGCCAGTCCAGCAGCAGTGACCTCGAGGCTGGGATCTGCTGGGTGCAGGAGCACCGTGcactgagcagggcaggagatgaTGGCAGGGTGCCCGAGCATCACGGTCCtcgctgctggagctggcagccccatggctgggctggtgggaggGGAGCAGGTACGTGGATGCTCACGCGGGTTACACGCCACCAAGGACTCTGAAGGACACGGGCCTGGGTGGGAGGAactgcctggggacagggtCTCCTCACTGCAGTGCCTCCCCTCACTGAgacctgctgtccctgggggaACACAGCGGCCAAAAGCAGATCCAGGGCTCTGTGGAGACATGTCTGGGTTCCCAAGGGCACCCTGACCCCAGCCCTCATCCACAGCTGTCCCTCCactccctgcagctgcatcaGGCAGAACCCTGAGCAGTGACATCCCTCTGCAACAACAGATTGGGACACTGAGGCACAGGAAGGGCCTGGCCCAAGGTCACAAAGCAGGAGGCATCCATGTGGTCTGGTCCTGGCCACCGGGCTGCCTCCTTGccatcatcatcctcatcatccCCATCACAGCCCCAACAGCTCAGCTTTCAATCCTACCCCAAAATCATCCACCCGAGGGAGCAGATCCATCCTCAgcactgctccttcctgcccccCGCCAAGGCACCACATCCTGCCCGTGgtgcagcctctgcagcaccgctggccaccacagccctgccctttGCCGCAGGGATGCTTGCTGAGGGATGAGGCTTGGGATGCAGGAGATGCAGGGGATGCAGGCAGCAAGGAGAGAGGggcaaagacaaccccacagACCCCGCAAGGAGGGACACGGGGGTCTCAGCACCCATGGGTGTCTGACGGAGCCCACCCATATCCAGGCTACCTGCTCACCGCTGCAGTGCTCCCACCTCACTCACCCCCTCTGCACCAGCCTGTTGCCATCGGGTGTTGCCATCACCGCAGAGGCCGGAAAGCAACCGAGGGGCAGCCAGAGAccctctccctctgcagctcgGGGGTGGGCGAGGGGCAGCGTGCcagcacacagccccagcctcaGCCTCGGCACAGCATCTCTGCCGGCCTCGGGGAGGACACGCTCAAGGACAATGCGTCCCCAAAACCTGCAGCACATCAGGGATgcggcagcagggctgggagaagggagagctccCCAGCAGTGGATcctccctgtcccagtgcctgCCTGACCCACACGCAAAGGCGCAGCCTGGGCAAGCAGGAGAGACGCTGGGGCAAAAcccctggggagggagggagggaaggagggcagcGAGCACGGGAACGGCGGTACCTACCCCATCCCAGCACTCCGGCATGGTGAGGAGCCCCCCGGACGAGGATGCTCAGGCAGTGTGGGCCAAGCCGGAGGTCCCGGTGTGGGGCACGGTGATGCAGCGGCCGGGGCGAGGCTGAGCTGTGCGCTGGCTCAGCCCCTCGCCCCGATTTATagcgcagccccagccctgcgcTAAGCCCTCCCTCGCCCTTCCCCCTCGGCAGGTTTGGCCTCCATTGCGGGCGAGCGCCGCCGTGGAGCCGGCCCTCACCATTGGCTGCCGCGGGAATTATTCATGCTCCAATTGGCCCCAAATACCCTTGTTTATGAAGGAAAAACGCCTGGCACCGCGCGGCACCTTCTCCATCTTCCCTCTCGGCAGACGGAGACAGGCGGGGTGTCTGGACTGGCAGCCCCGGCacggccagggcagggctcccTGGGCCCCCCGCACACACACACTGAGCCCCAGGCCCTGCAGCGATGCCCGGGGAGCTGCGATGCCCTGCGGCGcacacacagccacagatgGGCACGGGCACACGCCAAAAAACAGGAGCAGGGCACGGCAGGCCACTGGCCACGCACAGGAACACGGACCGACACGGACACACAGGGGCCGGGCAAAGCCGTGTCTGTCTGCCGCTGGGGAAACTGGAAAAATCCATACCGTACCCACACCGACGCACGTGCACCCCACAAAATCCTTGTGGCAAAGCCCCGGGCCAGGCCCTGGGTGTGTCAGTGCGTGTTCCTGTACGCGTGTGCGGTGGTGGTGTGCAAACCAGGAGCAcacctgctgcctgctcctgccgtGTGCTCGGCACGGAGGGCACGGCCGTCGCTGATGCTCGTGGGTGCACGGCGAGCCGCGCACCCGCAGAACCTTGTACACGTGTGCACACAGGGGCACACTCGTGTCAACACTGCCCACACGCCCGTGTCACCTCACCCAGCAGCACACTCCTCCCACCTGCCGCGGGGTGATGGCACGCAGGGCATGTGCAGGGCTTAGCCCTGGGCCGGGCATCGCCAGTGGCAGGCAAATAAAGCAGGAGGAGGGACAGTGCAGCAGCTCCAAGGGGTTGGATTGTGTCCCTGGACTGACACATGCTGTGTGCAAACACACACGCACATGTGTGAGAATTCCCGTGGGCACATGTGTGCAGGCAGATGATTTCTTCCCTGATTCCAACGAGGCTCTCACCACCAcagccccaaacccccccaGCAGTCTGTGGGTGCCCTCCTCCTGcgccctgcctgtccctgccctgcccagcctggcatGACCGGCAAAAAGCTGGGCAATTGTGGATGGAGAAGGAATCCCACAGTCCCTTCAATGACTTGCCGGAACTCAGTGAAAGCCATGTCCTGCAAACAAGCCGGGGCTGCACAGCCAGAAGGTCTGGATGTTGGAGaaaggacagacagacagagggGCAACATTCGCACTGCCTCCACCAGAGAGGCTTTACCCTGCACTGCTTTGTCCCGTGGGGAGCTCAGACCCAGGCCTGGAAAGAGGCATCTCTGTGAATGAAGGACCATGTGTGGTGGGgaagcccagctcccagctggttcctggcactccaggtgccatttttgctttccccagccctgctgcctgtggagCCAAAGACCATGGCAGCTGCAGTCCTCGGGAAAAAAACAAGAGATGCGGAGGgacaaaaaaaggcagaaagtgGTTAATAGAAGACAGAAGGGGTGGAAGAGCCAAGGTGAATGCAAAAGGGCTTCAGGGAGATGGGAGGGCTGACTTTGCTTGAATAGCATCAAATGGGATCACCACTGCCTTGGCTACTAGCCCACTTGCCTGGCAGGTGGCCCAGACCTCCTGCAAGATCCAGGgcacccagctcccagggcaccTGCCCCCAGCTCTCCTACACCTTGGCTTATGTCCCAAGGGCTTTACTTTGGCTGGTGGCAGAAGTGGGGgctccccagtccctcccactgccccatAACTGGCCCTAGGGAGGAGCAGACAGACAGTGAAGAGTTAAGATGGGGGCTGCATTGGATTATCCCAGGGAGGTGAGCCTGGAAAATGGGGTAAGATCTCCCCAAGGAATGGCAGGCAGCCCCTAGCCTTTGCACTGCACCAACTTGGAAATGTCAGAGTGGAGAAAGGAGGGGGTTGCCCTGGCATAGCCCAGGAAACTTAGCCCATCCCTACCCTGAGGCTCTTGGAGGGGAACCAAGAGGACACAGGGTCTGGCTGGCTTGGGAAAAGCTCCCTTGATCATTGCCCAGTTCCTTTTTTTAGGTCCCGAGGGCCTGGAAGTGCATCCCTGTGGCATTTGCTGTCCAGAACTGCTCCACTTGGGCACCACCACGGACACAGTTCACTGCCACCACGGGCCAACCCCTGAAATACACAATGATTGTCCTGGGAGGGTCATTGCCCTTTAATATCCCCTGCGTGCCAACcaagccctgccccagcacagctaaGTGAGAGCCATGCTGGTGCCTCTGGTGCTACTGagagctctgggcagcctggcactgccacctccctcccctccttgcccccctctcccttctctctctcactctggTGACACCAGGAGGTTTGGTTTCTCCTCCAGTGGCCAACAGAAGCCCTGAGCAAGCAGAGcaaggagcagcccagccctgcacaccctgctgctcccagccccagcacctcaccagctttttttaaaaaaccataattttaattatttttgtggcttttgaGAGGGTCATCAGATATGTCCCACTCTGTGAACCACAGCAGTCACCACCCAGCACCCTGCCAAAGGCCTTGCTCCCTTACCAGCTGCACCCTCCCACCCACATGGGTGACAGACACTGAGTAGGCCAGCCCCAAAATTCTGGGCACTGTTAAGACAGGGACCTGTGCTCCCCTGCCCTTATCTTAGGATGAATGAAATCCACATTTATTTTGTCCTTACAGGTGCTGTAGTTTTGGTGCCATAGCTGCAAGGGCCCAGCCATCACCTCCCAAGCCCGCTCTCCCCATGGTCCTACTGCTGGCAaaggggcagcacagaacctgaagtCAATCACTGGTGTCCCCTGGCAGGGGAACACTTTGGGAGAGGGACAGGCAGCAAGCTGGCAGCCccacttccctccctccccaccgcCCTGGTCCCCCACAGGATAAGCCTGGGCAGAAGTGTGAGAGTGATGCAGACTAACATGGGAGCCAGGCACGAGCTGAGCTCCCACGAGTCCCCAGGCTGGATCATTGGGGCTTTTCTGGAGAGCAGAAATGGAGGTACAAGATGGGCAGGTGCCAGCCAAGGGAGCAGAGGGACCCTGCTCTCCAAGAGAGGTGGGTGGTATAGGGGGCAATGCCCCAGCCCTCCAAAAGAGAAAGAGGCTTTCAAACATCCTTATGTAAGCAGGGAGCTGGCATTGCCTGGGAAACCATTGCCATGGCaatggcagaggggctggaaaagcagctcgGCCTTCCTGAGAAGAAATTGCCTGTTTTAAGTGTTTTGTCCCCAGCCCATGGCCAA is part of the Hirundo rustica isolate bHirRus1 chromosome 11, bHirRus1.pri.v3, whole genome shotgun sequence genome and encodes:
- the NDRG4 gene encoding protein NDRG4 isoform X5 — translated: MPECWDGEHDIETPYGLLHVVIRGSPKGNRPAILTYHDVGLNHKLCFNTFFNYEDMQEITKHFVVCHVDAPGQQAGASQFPQGYQYPSMDQLAAMLPSVVQHFGFKYVIGIGVGAGAYVLAKFALIFPDLVEGLVLMNIDPNGKGWIDWAAAKLSGLTSTLPDIVLSHLFSQEELMNNTELVQSYRQQIGSVVNQFNLQLFLNMYNGRRDLDINRPGTVPNAKTLRCPVMLVVGDNAPAEEGVVECNSKLDPTNTTFLKMADSGGLPQVTQPGKLTEAFKYFLQGMGYITHLKDRRLSGGTVPSASMTRLARSRTASLTSASSVDGTRPRACTHSESTEAMGQINHTMEVSC
- the NDRG4 gene encoding protein NDRG4 isoform X2, whose amino-acid sequence is MKVLRHKIELLTGLLLQEMTMAGLHELRFTEEKPLLRGQDAELDNSDVFLSTVDTDWKEHDIETPYGLLHVVIRGSPKGNRPAILTYHDVGLNHKLCFNTFFNYEDMQEITKHFVVCHVDAPGQQAGASQFPQGYQYPSMDQLAAMLPSVVQHFGFKYVIGIGVGAGAYVLAKFALIFPDLVEGLVLMNIDPNGKGWIDWAAAKLSGLTSTLPDIVLSHLFSQEELMNNTELVQSYRQQIGSVVNQFNLQLFLNMYNGRRDLDINRPGTVPNAKTLRCPVMLVVGDNAPAEEGVVECNSKLDPTNTTFLKMADSGGLPQVTQPGKLTEAFKYFLQGMGYMPSASMTRLARSRTASLTSASSVDGTRPRACTHSESTEAMGQINHTMEVSC
- the NDRG4 gene encoding protein NDRG4 isoform X1 gives rise to the protein MKVLRHKIELLTGLLLQEMTMAGLHELRFTEEKPLLRGQDAELDNSDVFLSTVDTDWKEHDIETPYGLLHVVIRGSPKGNRPAILTYHDVGLNHKLCFNTFFNYEDMQEITKHFVVCHVDAPGQQAGASQFPQGYQYPSMDQLAAMLPSVVQHFGFKYVIGIGVGAGAYVLAKFALIFPDLVEGLVLMNIDPNGKGWIDWAAAKLSGLTSTLPDIVLSHLFSQEELMNNTELVQSYRQQIGSVVNQFNLQLFLNMYNGRRDLDINRPGTVPNAKTLRCPVMLVVGDNAPAEEGVVECNSKLDPTNTTFLKMADSGGLPQVTQPGKLTEAFKYFLQGMGYITHLKDRRLSGGTVPSASMTRLARSRTASLTSASSVDGTRPRACTHSESTEAMGQINHTMEVSC
- the NDRG4 gene encoding protein NDRG4 isoform X4 codes for the protein MTMAGLHELRFTEEKPLLRGQDAELDNSDVFLSTVDTDWKEHDIETPYGLLHVVIRGSPKGNRPAILTYHDVGLNHKLCFNTFFNYEDMQEITKHFVVCHVDAPGQQAGASQFPQGYQYPSMDQLAAMLPSVVQHFGFKYVIGIGVGAGAYVLAKFALIFPDLVEGLVLMNIDPNGKGWIDWAAAKLSGLTSTLPDIVLSHLFSQEELMNNTELVQSYRQQIGSVVNQFNLQLFLNMYNGRRDLDINRPGTVPNAKTLRCPVMLVVGDNAPAEEGVVECNSKLDPTNTTFLKMADSGGLPQVTQPGKLTEAFKYFLQGMGYMPSASMTRLARSRTASLTSASSVDGTRPRACTHSESTEAMGQINHTMEVSC
- the NDRG4 gene encoding protein NDRG4 isoform X3; amino-acid sequence: MTMAGLHELRFTEEKPLLRGQDAELDNSDVFLSTVDTDWKEHDIETPYGLLHVVIRGSPKGNRPAILTYHDVGLNHKLCFNTFFNYEDMQEITKHFVVCHVDAPGQQAGASQFPQGYQYPSMDQLAAMLPSVVQHFGFKYVIGIGVGAGAYVLAKFALIFPDLVEGLVLMNIDPNGKGWIDWAAAKLSGLTSTLPDIVLSHLFSQEELMNNTELVQSYRQQIGSVVNQFNLQLFLNMYNGRRDLDINRPGTVPNAKTLRCPVMLVVGDNAPAEEGVVECNSKLDPTNTTFLKMADSGGLPQVTQPGKLTEAFKYFLQGMGYITHLKDRRLSGGTVPSASMTRLARSRTASLTSASSVDGTRPRACTHSESTEAMGQINHTMEVSC
- the NDRG4 gene encoding protein NDRG4 isoform X6; this encodes MPECWDGEHDIETPYGLLHVVIRGSPKGNRPAILTYHDVGLNHKLCFNTFFNYEDMQEITKHFVVCHVDAPGQQAGASQFPQGYQYPSMDQLAAMLPSVVQHFGFKYVIGIGVGAGAYVLAKFALIFPDLVEGLVLMNIDPNGKGWIDWAAAKLSGLTSTLPDIVLSHLFSQEELMNNTELVQSYRQQIGSVVNQFNLQLFLNMYNGRRDLDINRPGTVPNAKTLRCPVMLVVGDNAPAEEGVVECNSKLDPTNTTFLKMADSGGLPQVTQPGKLTEAFKYFLQGMGYMPSASMTRLARSRTASLTSASSVDGTRPRACTHSESTEAMGQINHTMEVSC